One Streptomyces lincolnensis genomic region harbors:
- a CDS encoding MFS transporter yields MVVETPARIGRTAIGALGVLALALGALQSVVEPALPLLQRELGVSPGEGALIGNVLLITGAVVTPVAGKLGDRYGGKRVLIWLMAVVSAGGLLAGLAPNLPVLLLGQVLQGVMVGALPLSFILVRKHLSPGESQVAIGLVVALFTGGGMVGFLFAGPISEGLSWHWMFALPTIVIIATTAVVSRLMPHDPPIQSDSGIDWPGVVLLSGTLLAFMLGLVTVTRDGGLPPLAVGAIAVTVTALAAGWIAVERRAASPMVDLRMLAKPAMWHACVLTLVITTSSGMVLLLLPQLFAVSADGYGFGAGTTAIGLFLLPGAIVGAASDSVGGIAARRFGPRAVVVVGTVVTAATMIALASLHSAEWQLVLAKVLTAFAAGVATTALLAGTATAVETKDTGIATSLLVVTRVIGVALGAQIGGAILDAGADPVTGLPTKSAFATGFAVAGLVAALSLLVVRFMKKGAQA; encoded by the coding sequence GTGGTTGTGGAGACCCCGGCCCGCATCGGAAGGACGGCGATCGGTGCCCTCGGCGTCTTGGCACTCGCACTCGGCGCCTTGCAGTCAGTGGTGGAGCCCGCACTCCCACTGCTGCAACGCGAGTTGGGGGTCAGTCCCGGCGAAGGGGCCCTGATCGGCAACGTGTTACTCATCACCGGCGCGGTCGTCACACCCGTCGCGGGCAAACTCGGCGACCGCTACGGCGGAAAGCGGGTACTGATCTGGCTGATGGCCGTCGTCTCGGCCGGTGGTCTGCTGGCCGGACTGGCGCCGAACCTGCCGGTGCTGTTGCTCGGTCAGGTATTGCAGGGCGTCATGGTGGGTGCGCTGCCCCTCTCCTTCATCCTGGTCCGCAAACACCTCTCACCAGGAGAGTCACAGGTGGCGATCGGGCTGGTCGTCGCGCTGTTCACGGGCGGCGGCATGGTCGGATTCCTGTTTGCCGGGCCGATCTCGGAAGGATTGTCCTGGCACTGGATGTTCGCGCTGCCGACGATCGTGATCATCGCGACAACGGCGGTTGTGAGTCGGCTGATGCCGCATGATCCGCCGATCCAGTCGGACAGCGGGATCGACTGGCCCGGGGTGGTGCTGCTGAGCGGCACGCTGCTCGCGTTCATGCTCGGACTCGTGACGGTGACGAGGGACGGCGGCCTGCCACCACTCGCGGTCGGTGCCATCGCGGTGACAGTGACGGCCCTCGCGGCCGGATGGATCGCCGTCGAGCGCCGGGCGGCCTCGCCGATGGTCGATCTGCGCATGCTGGCGAAGCCCGCGATGTGGCATGCGTGCGTGCTCACCCTCGTCATCACCACCAGTTCCGGGATGGTGCTCCTTCTGCTCCCGCAGCTGTTCGCGGTATCGGCCGACGGGTACGGCTTCGGAGCCGGCACCACCGCCATCGGACTGTTCCTGCTGCCCGGCGCCATCGTCGGGGCGGCGAGCGATTCGGTCGGCGGGATCGCGGCCCGGCGTTTCGGTCCGCGTGCCGTGGTCGTCGTCGGCACCGTCGTCACGGCGGCCACGATGATCGCCCTGGCGTCGCTGCACAGCGCGGAATGGCAGCTCGTCCTCGCGAAAGTGCTGACCGCGTTCGCCGCGGGCGTCGCCACCACCGCGTTGCTCGCCGGCACCGCCACCGCCGTCGAGACCAAGGACACCGGCATCGCCACCAGCCTGCTCGTGGTGACCCGCGTGATCGGCGTCGCCCTGGGCGCCCAGATCGGCGGCGCGATCCTCGACGCCGGGGCCGACCCGGTGACGGGCCTGCCGACCAAATCGGCCTTCGCCACAGGTTTCGCCGTCGCCGGCCTCGTCGCCGCATTGTCACTGCTCGTTGTCCGTTTCATGAAAAAGGGAGCCCAGGCATGA
- a CDS encoding response regulator transcription factor, translated as MTLRVLLADDQALLRGAFRMLLDTADDITVVGEAGDGREAVRLTRELRPDVVIMDIRMPGTDGLTATSEICADPELRASRILILTTYETDEYVAQALRAGAGGFIGKGIGAEDLADAVRTIADGDTLLSPAATRSLVARFLATPDTPSPQHAEQLATLTPREREMVALVATGLSNQEIAERMFLSPFTVRAHVQRAMAKLEARDRAQLVVIAYRTGLAHAAPDGGTDRLP; from the coding sequence GTGACGCTCAGGGTTCTGCTCGCGGACGATCAGGCTCTGCTGCGCGGTGCCTTCCGGATGCTTCTCGACACCGCCGACGACATCACCGTGGTCGGCGAGGCCGGCGACGGCAGGGAGGCGGTGCGACTCACCCGGGAGCTGCGCCCGGACGTGGTGATCATGGACATCCGTATGCCGGGGACGGACGGTCTCACCGCCACGTCGGAGATCTGCGCGGACCCGGAACTGCGTGCCAGTCGCATCCTGATCCTCACCACGTACGAGACCGACGAGTACGTCGCCCAGGCGCTGCGCGCGGGGGCCGGCGGCTTCATCGGCAAGGGCATCGGGGCCGAGGACCTGGCGGACGCCGTCCGTACGATCGCCGACGGCGACACTCTTCTGTCTCCGGCCGCGACCCGCTCCCTGGTCGCCCGTTTCCTGGCCACACCGGACACCCCCTCGCCGCAGCACGCCGAACAACTCGCCACGCTCACCCCGCGCGAGCGCGAGATGGTGGCCCTGGTCGCGACCGGCCTGTCCAACCAGGAGATCGCCGAGCGGATGTTCCTCAGCCCCTTCACCGTCCGCGCCCACGTGCAGCGCGCCATGGCGAAGCTGGAGGCCCGCGACCGGGCCCAACTCGTCGTCATCGCCTACCGGACGGGCCTGGCCCACGCCGCCCCCGACGGCGGCACCGACCGCCTGCCGTAG
- a CDS encoding FAD-dependent monooxygenase, whose protein sequence is MTRNVLISGASISGPTLAYWLHRSGWAVTVVEKAGALRDGGYPIDIRGTAIEVVRRMGILPHLRDAHIDMRRCTFLDADGGEVASVSPHAVVGSVEGQDLEVRRGDLAAHLHAMVRDDVEFLFSDSIDTLDQSRQEVDVTFHSGHQRTFDLVVGADGMHSHTRASLFGPEEQFHRYLGYCFALFTMPNTFGLSHELMMWNTPGKAAALYAVGDNDEVHAFLNFHRPEPPSDALRDPKAQRDLVATTFAGAGWEVPHMVDAMYDADDLFFDTAGQIRMPHWSSGRVALVGDAAYAPSFLTGQGSSLALVGAYMLANALAANRDHTAAFAAYERDLRDFVAMNQALVDNGAATLFPTTVRALEQRNTMLRGLDTLPSAPPRPAHSALVLPEFAPMP, encoded by the coding sequence ATGACACGCAACGTTCTGATCTCCGGTGCCAGCATCTCCGGGCCCACGCTGGCCTACTGGCTGCACCGGTCCGGATGGGCGGTCACCGTGGTCGAGAAGGCAGGCGCGCTGCGCGACGGTGGATACCCGATCGACATCCGCGGTACCGCGATAGAGGTGGTCCGGCGGATGGGGATACTGCCGCACCTGCGGGACGCGCACATCGACATGCGTCGCTGCACCTTCCTCGACGCCGACGGCGGTGAAGTGGCCTCGGTCAGTCCGCACGCCGTTGTCGGCAGTGTCGAGGGACAGGACCTGGAGGTGCGTCGCGGGGATCTGGCCGCGCACCTCCACGCGATGGTCCGCGACGACGTGGAATTCCTGTTCAGCGACTCCATCGACACCCTCGACCAGTCACGACAAGAGGTCGACGTCACGTTCCACAGTGGGCACCAGCGCACGTTCGACCTGGTGGTGGGCGCCGACGGCATGCACTCACACACCCGCGCTTCCCTGTTCGGCCCCGAAGAACAGTTCCACCGCTACCTCGGCTACTGCTTCGCCCTGTTCACCATGCCGAACACCTTCGGGCTCTCCCACGAGCTCATGATGTGGAACACCCCGGGGAAAGCCGCGGCCCTCTACGCCGTCGGGGACAACGACGAGGTGCACGCCTTCCTGAACTTCCACCGACCAGAACCGCCGTCCGATGCCCTCCGGGACCCCAAAGCCCAGCGGGACCTGGTCGCCACGACCTTCGCGGGCGCGGGATGGGAGGTGCCTCACATGGTCGACGCCATGTACGACGCGGATGACCTGTTCTTCGACACGGCCGGTCAGATCCGCATGCCCCACTGGTCCAGCGGCCGCGTAGCGCTCGTCGGCGACGCCGCGTACGCACCCTCGTTCCTCACCGGACAAGGATCGAGCCTCGCACTGGTCGGCGCCTACATGCTCGCCAACGCCCTTGCCGCGAACCGGGATCACACTGCGGCCTTCGCCGCCTACGAACGCGACCTTCGCGATTTCGTAGCCATGAATCAGGCACTGGTCGACAACGGTGCGGCCACACTCTTCCCCACCACCGTGCGGGCCCTGGAGCAACGCAACACCATGCTGCGTGGCCTCGACACCCTGCCCTCCGCGCCGCCACGACCGGCCCACTCGGCCCTTGTGCTGCCCGAGTTCGCCCCGATGCCGTGA